A genome region from Hemitrygon akajei chromosome 14, sHemAka1.3, whole genome shotgun sequence includes the following:
- the LOC140738638 gene encoding potassium voltage-gated channel subfamily A member 2-like, with translation MDIALLRLEDGGGAADSRCPSSRGSDGGGSGGGITSWARPGQDRAEPRPAVPTAGSMCELAGPPESLAEEDRRHVADGGGGRSERVVINIAGLRYETQLGTLSQFPDSLLGDPDKRMRYFDPLRNEYFFDRNRPCFDGILYFYQSGGRIRRPVNVSIDMFAEEIRFYKLGPEAMERFREDEGFIKEKEKPLPEPEFQKQLWLLFEYPESSSPARGIAIVSVLVIVVSIIIFCLETLPEFRDDRDSSYNQSANGTRGTGDNSLSDPFFIVETTCVIWFTLELLVRFFACPSKAVFARDIMNIIDVVSIIPYFITLGTELAEKQSNVSNGQQTMSLAILRVIRLVRVFRIFKLSRHSKGLQILGQTLKASMRELGLLIFFLFIGVILFSSAVYFAEADEPRSHFSSIPDAFWWAVVTMTTVGYGDMKPVTMAGKIVGSLCAIAGVLTIALPVPVIVSNFNYFYHRETDNEEQAQYLHNDIDTESSVSEDLKKSRNSVGNHLENSDGVNYGPGTHCKANSTSDIRKPLYALCIDPNTETDL, from the coding sequence ATGGACATCGCTTTGCTGAGGTTGGAGGACGGCGGGGGCGCCGCGGACAGCAGGTGTCCGAGTAGCAGGGGCAGCGACGGAGGAGGGAGCGGTGGCGGCATCACTTCGTGGGCGCGCCCGGGCCAGGACCGCGCCGAGCCGCGACCCGCCGTGCCCACCGCGGGCAGCATGTGCGAGCTGGCGGGGCCGCCCGAGAGCTTGGCGGAGGAGGACCGGCGCCATGTGGCGGACGGCGGCGGTGGGCGCTCGGAGCGAGTGGTGATCAACATCGCCGGCCTGAGGTACGAGACGCAGCTGGGCACCCTCAGCCAGTTCCCGGATAGCCTGCTGGGCGACCCCGACAAGCGGATGCGCTACTTCGACCCCCTCAGGAACGAGTACTTCTTCGATCGTAACCGGCCCTGCTTCGATGGCATCCTCTACTTCTACCAGTCGGGCGGCAGGATCCGCCGGCCCGTTAACGTCTCCATCGACATGTTCGCCGAAGAGATCCGCTTCTACAAACTGGGACCCGAGGCCATGGAGAGGTTTCGGGAGGACGAGGGCTTCAtcaaggagaaggagaagccccTGCCCGAGCCCGAGTTCCAGAAGCAACTTTGGCTCCTCTTCGAGTACCCCGAGAGCTCGAGCCCGGCCCGGGGCATTGCCATCGTCTCAGTGCTGGTCATCGTGGTCTCCATCATCATCTTCTGCTTGGAGACCCTGCCCGAGTTCCGCGACGACCGGGATAGCAGCTACAACCAGTCAGCCAACGGCACCCGGGGAACGGGCGACAACAGCCTGAGCGACCCCTTTTTCATCGTGGAGACCACCTGTGTGATCTGGTTCACCCTGGAGCTGCTGGTGCGCTTTTTCGCCTGCCCGAGCAAGGCCGTCTTCGCCAGGGACATCATGAACATCATCGATGTTGTGTCCATCATCCCCTACTTCATCACGCTGGGCACCGAGCTAGCGGAGAAGCAGTCCAATGTCTCCAATGGGCAACAGACCATGTCCTTGGCCATCCTCAGGGTCATTCGATTGGTCCGGGTCTTTCGCATCTTCAAGTTGTCCAGGCACTCCAAGGGGCTTCAGATTTTGGGGCAGACCCTCAAGGCCAGCATGAGGGAGCTGGGTCTGCTCATCTTCTTCCTCTTCATCGGGGTTATCCTCTTCTCCAGCGCCGTCTACTTTGCCGAAGCTGACGAGCCCAGATCCCACTTCTCCAGCATCCCAGACGCCTTTTGGTGGGCGGTGGTCACGATGACTACCGTGGGCTACGGCGACATGAAGCCCGTCACCATGGCGGGGAAGATTGTGGGATCCCTGTGCGCCATCGCCGGCGTGCTGACCATCGCGTTGCCCGTGCCCGTCATTGTGTCCAACTTCAACTACTTCTACCACCGGGAGACTGACAATGAAGAGCAAGCTCAGTATTTGCACAACGACATCGATACAGAGAGCAGCGTCTCCGAAGATCTGAAAAAGAGCAGGAACTCTGTTGGAAACCATTTAGAGAACAGCGATGGCGTGAACTATGGCCCAGGGACGCATTGCAAAGCTAACAGCACCTCGGACATCAGGAAGCCCCTGTACGCACTTTGTATTGATCCAAATACTGAAACGGACTTGTAG